The Myxococcaceae bacterium JPH2 genome has a window encoding:
- a CDS encoding cardiolipin synthase B: MRELEVRHETAPAVDVDTPRPEWSPGVSSRLLARHYLPRGHSILGGNACQLLRDGVEAYPAMLAAIRRARRYVRLETYMFMADAVGELFGQALTEAAERGVHVKVLYDAVGSWTRRRGFFESLRQRGVDIRPFKPFSLSRGLRHLLTRDHRKILVVDGEVAFTGGVNIAEHWAPEGECAPWRDDVLRIEGPAVHELERCFLATWRMMFQDRFQRWAGGRRRRRATPRAGNVSLAVLSSRRSIHRAYLHAIHRARRSVLIAAAYFVPDRRMVSALRDAAKRGVEVRLLLNARSDHPLLEHATRAFYESLLSAGIHIFEWTRGVLHAKTAVVDGAWGTIGSFNLERLSLAFNHEVNAVFADARLGQELEGAFRTDCEACREVRLSDFRRRPLWRKALERMLQFIHGLL; the protein is encoded by the coding sequence ATGCGCGAGCTGGAGGTGCGGCACGAGACAGCCCCGGCGGTGGACGTCGACACGCCCCGTCCGGAGTGGAGCCCGGGCGTCTCCAGTCGGCTCTTGGCCCGGCACTATCTGCCTCGCGGCCACTCCATTCTCGGTGGCAACGCGTGTCAGCTCCTGCGTGACGGGGTGGAGGCGTATCCGGCGATGCTCGCGGCCATCCGCCGCGCGCGCCGGTACGTGCGGCTGGAGACGTACATGTTCATGGCCGATGCGGTGGGGGAGCTGTTCGGCCAGGCGCTCACCGAGGCGGCCGAGCGCGGCGTGCACGTGAAGGTGCTCTACGACGCGGTCGGCTCATGGACCCGTCGGCGCGGCTTCTTCGAGTCGCTGCGCCAGCGGGGCGTGGACATCCGCCCGTTCAAGCCGTTCAGCCTGTCGCGGGGCCTGCGCCACCTGCTGACGAGAGACCACCGGAAGATCCTCGTGGTGGACGGCGAGGTGGCCTTCACCGGTGGGGTGAACATCGCGGAGCACTGGGCGCCCGAGGGCGAGTGCGCTCCGTGGCGCGACGACGTGCTGCGAATCGAAGGGCCCGCGGTGCATGAGCTGGAGCGCTGCTTCCTGGCCACGTGGCGCATGATGTTCCAGGACCGCTTCCAGCGCTGGGCCGGAGGGCGGCGCCGCCGGAGAGCCACGCCGCGCGCGGGCAACGTGAGCCTGGCGGTGCTCTCCAGCCGTCGCAGCATCCACCGCGCTTATCTGCACGCCATCCACCGCGCGCGCCGCAGCGTCCTCATCGCCGCGGCCTACTTCGTGCCGGATCGCCGCATGGTCTCGGCGCTGCGAGACGCGGCCAAGCGGGGCGTGGAGGTGCGCCTGTTGCTCAACGCGCGCAGTGACCATCCCCTGCTGGAGCACGCCACCCGGGCCTTCTACGAGTCGCTCCTGTCCGCGGGCATCCACATCTTCGAATGGACGCGCGGCGTGCTCCACGCGAAGACGGCGGTGGTGGACGGGGCCTGGGGCACCATCGGGTCGTTCAACCTGGAGCGGTTGAGCCTCGCCTTCAACCACGAGGTGAACGCGGTCTTCGCGGACGCTCGGTTGGGCCAGGAGCTGGAAGGCGCCTTCCGCACCGACTGCGAGGCCTGCCGCGAGGTCCGCCTGAGTGACTTCCGACGCCGTCCGCTGTGGCGCAAGGCGCTGGAGCGCATGCTCCAGTTCATTCACGGGCTGCTCTGA
- a CDS encoding FHA domain-containing protein, whose protein sequence is MAFQLTISEGKDAGKEFVFDQDSVLIGRTSECDVVLYDPGVSRRHCRIFLEGDGYIVEDAGSSNGTVVNGSQATQHPLADGDTLTLGPVTFVFALAQDSTTGEEEVPAQDESNSTRIVSVDSLKQKRNKGGSALAPAGAEEQELSSIREQSTRMDLAAVRPSRSPPSQSGGSGSGSRAALAKAAPSGPPATRRPAGPAAVARAAPAAKGGGLSAADRARIRRESPGLVANLRLFWAEASSTVRTSIMGGGVAVVLALFGVAYWLVLGGNGDKQAKGEEPVRLSQQPIGDSFGLGPDVTWNRPDMKVFEWEYTAATRAVVILHYQSQNISKDEVVVSVNGVDVGKVLPDTLGSMDRSLELMIPPQQLKKGEPNRIIFDNTKNPPGEDTWRIWNVWVEKALLPELPPAQLVQAASDSYKRGRKNFDTPDIGARNRYEAWKSFREAWLMLEAHPDPKPDLYFEAQERMKAAQQELDRTCSKLLLEVEGYYNQGNYKAAASTLDHMKEYFPEYDQPCATRAENKRIEYGL, encoded by the coding sequence ATGGCCTTCCAGCTGACGATCTCCGAGGGAAAAGATGCTGGCAAGGAGTTCGTCTTCGATCAGGACTCCGTGCTCATCGGTCGCACTTCAGAGTGCGATGTCGTGCTCTACGACCCGGGTGTGTCCCGCCGCCACTGTCGCATCTTCCTCGAGGGAGATGGCTACATCGTGGAGGACGCGGGCAGCTCGAACGGCACCGTCGTCAACGGTTCGCAGGCGACGCAGCACCCGCTCGCGGACGGCGACACGCTGACGCTGGGGCCGGTGACGTTCGTCTTCGCGCTGGCGCAGGACTCCACGACGGGCGAGGAAGAGGTCCCCGCCCAGGACGAGTCGAACAGCACGCGCATCGTCTCCGTCGACTCCCTGAAGCAGAAGCGCAACAAGGGCGGTTCGGCGCTCGCGCCCGCGGGGGCCGAGGAGCAGGAGCTGTCGAGCATCCGCGAGCAGTCCACGCGCATGGACCTGGCCGCCGTGCGGCCTTCCCGCTCGCCTCCGTCCCAGTCGGGTGGAAGCGGAAGTGGGAGCCGTGCCGCGTTGGCGAAGGCGGCCCCCTCGGGTCCTCCGGCGACGCGTCGGCCCGCGGGTCCGGCGGCGGTGGCTCGGGCGGCGCCCGCGGCGAAGGGCGGCGGGCTGTCCGCGGCGGATCGCGCGCGCATCCGTCGTGAGTCGCCGGGCCTCGTCGCCAACCTCCGCCTGTTCTGGGCGGAGGCGAGTTCGACGGTCCGCACGTCCATCATGGGCGGTGGCGTGGCTGTGGTGCTCGCGCTGTTCGGCGTGGCGTACTGGCTGGTGCTTGGCGGCAATGGCGACAAGCAGGCCAAGGGCGAGGAGCCCGTGCGCCTGAGCCAGCAGCCCATCGGCGACTCGTTCGGCCTGGGGCCTGACGTGACGTGGAACCGCCCGGACATGAAGGTGTTCGAGTGGGAGTACACCGCCGCGACGCGCGCGGTCGTCATCCTCCACTACCAGTCCCAGAACATCTCCAAGGACGAGGTCGTGGTGAGCGTCAACGGCGTGGACGTGGGCAAGGTGCTCCCGGACACGCTGGGCAGCATGGACCGCTCGCTGGAGCTGATGATTCCGCCGCAGCAGCTCAAGAAGGGCGAGCCCAACCGCATCATCTTCGACAACACGAAGAACCCTCCTGGCGAGGACACCTGGCGCATCTGGAACGTCTGGGTGGAGAAGGCGCTGCTGCCGGAGCTCCCGCCCGCGCAGCTCGTGCAGGCGGCCTCGGACTCGTACAAGCGCGGGCGCAAGAACTTCGACACGCCGGACATCGGCGCGCGCAACCGCTACGAGGCGTGGAAGTCCTTCCGCGAGGCGTGGCTGATGCTGGAGGCCCACCCGGATCCGAAGCCCGACCTCTACTTCGAGGCGCAGGAGCGCATGAAGGCGGCGCAGCAGGAGCTGGACCGCACCTGCTCCAAGCTGCTGCTGGAGGTGGAGGGCTACTACAACCAGGGCAACTACAAGGCCGCCGCCTCCACGCTGGACCACATGAAGGAGTACTTCCCCGAGTACGACCAGCCCTGCGCCACCCGCGCGGAGAACAAGCGCATCGAGTACGGGCTGTAG
- a CDS encoding WYL domain-containing protein — MSNVHERLRRLLFLVPYVSKHPGVTVEALARALNVSREDLLEELDLLTCVGRPPFNPDDYIDIYVDNDRVYVDLDQRLFAPPRLTAGEAAALAASAELLRPATGDALRSALQKLEGIIPPAALERFRGMYRKIDASAEAPEALGPLTRAILERREVTFDYASPGRPSEPRQVRPYELLSHRGQWYLQGFCHTRQDARLFRLDRMEALAVTDTAFEPPPNARADVPNPARSRTEASVRVRFSPIAAPYVKERFGRDARPLSDGGVEVMVAGDSERWLTQWVLSFGGEAEVMEPLAARAAVARAARASLG; from the coding sequence ATGAGCAACGTCCACGAGCGGCTGCGCCGCCTCTTGTTCCTCGTCCCGTATGTGTCCAAGCACCCCGGCGTGACGGTGGAGGCGCTCGCCCGCGCCCTCAACGTGAGCCGCGAGGACCTGCTCGAGGAGCTGGACCTGCTCACGTGCGTGGGCCGGCCGCCCTTCAACCCCGACGACTACATCGACATCTACGTGGACAACGACCGTGTCTACGTGGACCTCGACCAGCGCCTCTTCGCGCCGCCCCGGCTGACCGCGGGTGAGGCCGCGGCCCTGGCTGCTTCGGCGGAGCTGCTCCGCCCGGCCACCGGGGACGCGCTGCGCAGTGCCCTCCAGAAGCTGGAGGGCATCATCCCGCCCGCCGCGCTGGAGCGCTTCCGCGGCATGTACCGGAAGATTGACGCCTCCGCCGAGGCCCCCGAGGCGCTCGGGCCCCTCACGCGGGCCATCCTGGAGCGGCGCGAGGTGACGTTCGACTACGCCAGCCCGGGACGCCCGTCGGAGCCGCGCCAGGTGCGACCCTACGAGCTGCTCAGCCACCGCGGGCAGTGGTACCTCCAGGGCTTCTGCCACACGCGCCAGGACGCGCGCCTGTTCCGGCTGGACCGCATGGAGGCCCTGGCCGTCACGGACACGGCGTTCGAGCCGCCCCCCAATGCCCGGGCGGACGTCCCCAACCCCGCCCGCAGCCGCACCGAGGCGTCCGTGCGGGTGCGCTTCTCGCCCATCGCCGCTCCGTACGTGAAGGAGCGGTTCGGCCGGGATGCTCGCCCGCTCTCGGATGGGGGCGTGGAGGTGATGGTCGCCGGAGACAGCGAGCGCTGGCTCACGCAGTGGGTGTTGTCCTTCGGCGGTGAGGCGGAGGTGATGGAGCCTCTGGCCGCCCGAGCCGCTGTTGCCCGCGCGGCACGTGCCTCTCTTGGCTAA
- a CDS encoding WYL domain-containing protein: MDRTERILDLVALLLDAREPTSWAELREHFPSDYGGSDDAAERKFERDKAELVELGFPLTYVQGDDERRDGYIVDRDAYYLPEADLSKEELAVLYAAGSAALASGAFPGRDDLAHALRKIGFFAGESLPTPRVRMELGAVQEGQEKEVSARLEQLWDACATHKWVQLVYASPKHPSVTERRVDPYGLALRRGVWTLVGHCHLRGGLRAFQVHRIRELKVNTAKPRTADFEVPADFSLDAHVAYFPWQHRIHAMEEVVLRLSGALASRAAGLFPGAVLEPAEDGVVRARLPVTYLDGLIRFCLSLGADCRVESPEGARSRLRDMATRIVEKHAPEVGDKVSA; the protein is encoded by the coding sequence ATGGACCGCACGGAACGCATCCTCGACCTCGTGGCCCTGCTGCTCGACGCCCGTGAACCCACCTCGTGGGCCGAGCTTCGGGAGCATTTCCCGTCCGACTACGGCGGCTCCGATGACGCGGCCGAGCGAAAGTTCGAGCGCGACAAGGCGGAACTTGTCGAGCTGGGCTTCCCGCTGACCTACGTCCAAGGAGACGACGAGCGGCGCGACGGCTACATCGTCGACCGCGACGCCTACTACCTGCCCGAGGCGGACCTCTCCAAGGAGGAGCTGGCCGTCCTCTACGCGGCGGGTTCTGCCGCGCTGGCCTCTGGAGCCTTCCCCGGTCGCGACGACCTGGCGCACGCGCTGCGCAAGATTGGCTTCTTCGCCGGCGAGTCGCTGCCCACCCCGCGCGTGCGCATGGAGCTGGGCGCGGTCCAGGAGGGCCAGGAGAAGGAAGTCTCCGCCCGCCTGGAGCAGCTCTGGGACGCCTGCGCCACGCACAAGTGGGTCCAGCTCGTCTACGCGAGCCCCAAGCATCCGAGCGTCACCGAACGCCGCGTGGACCCGTATGGGCTCGCGCTGCGCCGTGGCGTCTGGACGCTCGTGGGACACTGCCACCTGCGCGGCGGTCTGCGCGCCTTCCAGGTCCACCGCATCCGCGAGCTGAAGGTGAACACCGCCAAGCCGCGCACGGCGGACTTCGAGGTGCCGGCGGATTTCTCGCTCGACGCGCACGTGGCGTACTTCCCGTGGCAGCACCGCATCCACGCGATGGAGGAGGTCGTGCTGCGGCTGTCCGGCGCGCTGGCGTCTCGCGCGGCGGGGCTGTTCCCCGGCGCCGTGCTCGAGCCCGCTGAGGATGGCGTCGTGCGGGCGCGCCTGCCCGTCACCTATCTGGACGGCCTCATCCGCTTCTGCCTCTCGCTCGGGGCCGACTGCCGGGTGGAGTCACCCGAAGGGGCTCGGTCGCGGCTGCGCGACATGGCCACGCGGATTGTGGAGAAGCACGCCCCCGAGGTCGGGGACAAGGTGAGCGCATGA
- the proB gene encoding glutamate 5-kinase, giving the protein MSVSGRKALRGARRVVVKIGTNALTSTTGRFNREHFEALGHDLLWAAQGRELVVVSSGAIALGVERLALPSRPKDIPGKQACAAVGQSRLMQAYEETFGREGRAVAQVLLTHEDVQERRRYLNVKHTLERLLGAGVVPVINENDTVSVDELKFGDNDTLAGLVAGVVEADALVLLSDVEGLFTADPRRDDTARLMESVEAVTPDVLALAGGTSSGVGTGGMMTKVRAAGQVAELGIPCVITSGAVPGRLRAVLEGEPVGTLFEPSGGRRSARTAWIAHALRPRGRIQVDAGAREAIVHHKRSLLPSGVRGVDGDFGRGDPVDLVDGTGHAFARGLSAYDANELRRIAGRHSSDIEGVLGYRYLDEAVHRDDLAVL; this is encoded by the coding sequence GTGAGCGTATCCGGACGCAAGGCCCTGCGTGGGGCTCGTCGCGTGGTGGTGAAGATTGGAACCAATGCCCTGACGTCCACGACGGGCCGGTTCAACCGTGAACACTTCGAGGCCCTGGGGCACGACCTGCTCTGGGCCGCGCAAGGCCGCGAGCTGGTGGTGGTGTCCAGCGGCGCCATCGCCTTGGGCGTCGAGCGGCTGGCGCTGCCCTCCCGCCCCAAGGACATCCCTGGCAAGCAGGCGTGCGCGGCGGTGGGGCAGAGCCGCTTGATGCAGGCCTACGAGGAGACGTTCGGTCGCGAGGGACGGGCCGTGGCCCAGGTCCTCCTCACCCACGAGGACGTGCAGGAGCGCCGCCGCTACCTCAACGTGAAGCACACGCTGGAGCGGCTGCTGGGCGCGGGCGTGGTGCCCGTCATCAACGAGAACGACACCGTGTCGGTGGACGAGCTGAAGTTCGGCGACAACGACACCCTGGCCGGTCTGGTGGCGGGCGTGGTGGAGGCGGATGCCCTGGTCCTGCTGTCGGACGTGGAGGGCCTGTTCACCGCGGATCCCCGTCGTGATGACACCGCGCGCCTGATGGAGTCCGTGGAGGCCGTGACGCCCGACGTGCTCGCGCTGGCCGGTGGCACCTCCAGCGGCGTCGGAACAGGCGGGATGATGACCAAGGTGCGCGCGGCGGGGCAGGTCGCCGAGTTGGGCATCCCGTGCGTCATCACCTCGGGCGCGGTGCCCGGCCGGCTGAGGGCCGTGTTGGAAGGCGAGCCCGTGGGCACGCTCTTCGAGCCGTCTGGCGGACGCCGCAGCGCGCGCACCGCCTGGATTGCCCACGCGCTCCGTCCCCGAGGGCGCATCCAGGTGGATGCAGGCGCGCGCGAGGCCATCGTCCACCACAAGCGCAGCCTGCTGCCAAGCGGCGTGCGGGGCGTGGACGGCGACTTCGGAAGAGGGGACCCCGTGGACCTCGTGGACGGGACGGGTCACGCCTTCGCGCGGGGGCTCAGCGCCTACGACGCCAACGAGCTTCGCCGCATCGCGGGCCGCCACAGCTCGGACATCGAAGGGGTGCTGGGCTACCGCTACCTGGATGAGGCGGTGCACCGCGATGACCTGGCGGTGCTCTAG
- the hflX gene encoding GTPase HflX: protein MKEIFGNTLGLKANEQHRLRNTYRRRVSPHEIVSPELARHLTELSRETNRQIGVLINRKGDIEDVVVGNAHKLELPDIGRARAGQVRLRGLRLVHTHLKSEPLTKDDLTDLALLRLDCVAAIGVGDEGLPGVLHYAHLVPENGTGEFWQVTTLPSVHVEQPDLAATLNALEDEFSRKAAARAVSGREKAILVAVCLDGNRARAEASLAELKELARTAGVEVIDSVLQVRREADPRYLIGRGKLEDLNLRSMQSMVDLLIFDKDLTPSQGRHIGEATSLKVLDRSQLILDIFAQRAQSAEGKLQVELAQLKYRLPRLVQSDDSLSRLAGGIGGRGPGETKLEIDRRRVRDRITHLEKRIDQVSRERSVRRAQRNRRELPVISIVGYTNAGKSTLLNAITQSEVLAENKLFATLDPTSRRLRFPTEREVIITDTVGFIRDLPKDLVAAFRATLEELYDASLLLHVVDAGDPARDEQVEAVEAILESLGLMDKPRLMVWNKADLVSPEDLEALLRSRGGVAISAARRDGLESLLAKADTTLFAEGASEAIGVV, encoded by the coding sequence TTGAAGGAAATCTTCGGCAACACCCTGGGTCTCAAGGCGAACGAGCAGCACCGGCTGCGCAACACCTACCGGCGCCGCGTGTCGCCGCATGAAATCGTGTCGCCCGAACTCGCCCGCCACCTCACCGAGCTGTCGCGTGAGACGAACCGGCAGATTGGCGTGCTCATCAACCGCAAGGGAGACATCGAGGACGTCGTCGTGGGCAACGCCCACAAGCTGGAGCTGCCGGACATCGGCCGCGCGCGCGCCGGGCAGGTGCGTCTGCGTGGCCTCCGGCTGGTCCACACCCACCTGAAGAGCGAGCCCCTCACCAAGGACGACCTCACGGACCTCGCGCTCTTGCGCCTGGACTGCGTGGCCGCCATTGGCGTGGGCGACGAGGGACTGCCGGGCGTGCTGCACTACGCCCACCTCGTGCCAGAGAACGGCACCGGCGAGTTCTGGCAGGTCACCACCCTGCCGAGCGTGCACGTCGAGCAGCCCGACCTCGCGGCCACCCTCAACGCGCTGGAGGACGAGTTCAGTCGCAAGGCCGCCGCGCGCGCGGTGAGCGGCCGGGAGAAGGCCATCCTCGTGGCGGTGTGTCTGGATGGAAACCGGGCGCGCGCCGAGGCGAGCCTCGCGGAGCTGAAGGAACTGGCGCGCACGGCGGGCGTGGAGGTCATCGACAGCGTGCTCCAGGTTCGCCGCGAGGCGGACCCGCGCTACCTCATCGGGCGCGGAAAGCTGGAGGACCTCAACCTGCGCTCGATGCAGTCCATGGTGGACCTGCTCATCTTCGACAAGGACCTCACCCCGTCACAGGGACGCCACATCGGCGAGGCGACCAGCCTCAAGGTGCTGGACCGCTCGCAGCTCATCCTCGACATCTTCGCGCAGCGCGCGCAGAGCGCCGAGGGCAAGCTCCAGGTCGAGTTGGCGCAGCTCAAGTACCGCCTGCCTCGACTGGTGCAGAGCGACGACTCGCTCAGCCGGCTCGCGGGTGGCATCGGCGGACGCGGCCCCGGCGAGACGAAGCTGGAGATCGATCGCCGCCGCGTGCGCGACCGCATCACCCACCTGGAGAAGCGCATCGACCAGGTCAGCCGCGAGCGCAGCGTGCGCCGAGCCCAGCGCAATCGGCGCGAGCTGCCCGTCATCTCCATCGTCGGCTACACCAACGCGGGCAAGTCCACGCTGCTCAACGCCATCACGCAGTCCGAGGTGCTGGCGGAGAACAAGCTGTTCGCCACGTTGGACCCCACCAGCCGCCGCCTGCGCTTCCCCACGGAGCGCGAGGTCATCATCACCGACACGGTGGGCTTCATCCGGGACCTGCCCAAGGACCTGGTCGCTGCCTTCCGCGCCACGCTGGAGGAGCTCTACGACGCGAGCCTCCTCTTGCACGTGGTGGACGCGGGAGACCCGGCGCGCGACGAGCAGGTGGAGGCCGTGGAGGCCATCCTCGAGTCGCTGGGGCTGATGGACAAGCCGCGCCTCATGGTCTGGAACAAGGCGGACCTCGTGTCGCCCGAGGACCTGGAGGCGCTGCTGCGCTCGCGCGGCGGCGTGGCCATCAGCGCGGCTCGACGCGATGGGTTGGAGTCCCTGTTGGCCAAGGCGGACACCACGCTCTTCGCGGAAGGCGCCTCCGAGGCCATCGGCGTCGTCTGA
- a CDS encoding NAD(P)-dependent glycerol-3-phosphate dehydrogenase, translated as MRGSVIGSGSFGTALANVLAVNCERVQLWGREPATVEAINTRHENATYLPGIPISERVHATTNLEEALTGSELVVLATPSHATREVMARAKAFLPRHVPIITVSKGIENESLLTMTELLEDCLPEEFHPYLAVLSGPSFAKELARRMPTVVTIASHWDKVALRCQKALQTETFRSYTSNDVVGVQYGGALKNVIAIAAGMADGLGMGHNARAAIITRGLAEITRLAVRKGANPLTLSGLSGMGDLVLTCTGELSRNRHVGMELGKGRKLPDILSQMKEVAEGVKTAKSARDLSVKTGVELPICHQVYLIAYEDKNARTAVVDLMTRQPKSELAGV; from the coding sequence ATGCGCGGCAGTGTGATTGGCTCTGGCTCATTCGGTACGGCGCTCGCGAACGTCCTCGCGGTCAACTGCGAGCGCGTCCAGCTCTGGGGGCGCGAGCCGGCCACCGTCGAGGCCATCAACACCCGGCACGAGAACGCCACCTACCTCCCAGGCATCCCCATCTCCGAGCGCGTGCACGCCACGACGAACCTCGAGGAGGCGCTGACGGGCTCGGAGCTGGTGGTCCTGGCCACGCCCAGCCACGCCACGCGCGAGGTGATGGCGCGCGCCAAGGCGTTCCTGCCGCGCCACGTGCCCATCATCACGGTGTCCAAGGGCATCGAGAACGAGTCGCTCCTCACCATGACGGAGCTGCTCGAGGACTGTCTGCCCGAGGAGTTCCACCCGTACCTCGCGGTGCTCTCGGGCCCCAGCTTCGCCAAGGAGCTGGCGCGCCGCATGCCCACGGTGGTGACCATCGCGTCGCACTGGGACAAGGTGGCGCTGCGCTGTCAGAAGGCCCTGCAGACCGAGACGTTCCGCTCGTACACGTCCAACGACGTGGTGGGCGTGCAGTACGGCGGCGCGCTGAAGAACGTGATCGCCATCGCGGCGGGCATGGCGGACGGCCTGGGCATGGGCCACAACGCGCGCGCGGCCATCATCACGCGCGGGCTGGCGGAGATCACCCGCCTCGCGGTGCGCAAGGGCGCCAACCCGCTGACGCTCTCGGGCCTGTCGGGCATGGGCGACCTGGTGCTTACCTGCACCGGTGAGCTCAGCCGCAACCGTCACGTGGGCATGGAGCTGGGCAAGGGCCGCAAGCTCCCGGACATCCTCTCGCAGATGAAGGAAGTGGCCGAGGGCGTGAAGACGGCCAAGAGCGCGCGCGACCTGTCGGTGAAGACGGGCGTGGAGCTGCCCATCTGCCATCAGGTGTACTTGATTGCCTACGAGGACAAGAACGCCCGCACGGCCGTGGTGGACCTGATGACGCGCCAGCCGAAGTCGGAGCTGGCGGGCGTCTGA
- a CDS encoding HEAT repeat domain-containing protein, producing MLRNSSLVALVAATLLFALGIVFLPRLGLDSARAPTGFAVKPDWVPGTRYAYALHWQSLQRVPSLLPQGQGTPSLLEAQLRLSGTLVLRALERNDDGFVLGAALEDVAEHALEFQGQDVLPDEASVTAAFRGHEAWVELSPRGTLRAIRFAPDAPELFKQSLQWLITETFPSLPATEVQARAGAWDSAEATALGHVPAHYAMEPDASLTLRRTRGLYTQLHSAPAGVPPHTVTSEARFTFAPEGHLTDVIHQETVRAEAEDGLDTRELFQLHLRAVTRFESTGKLDLASRSEVRQPGAMYTSTDAEEKLLTQRADGLTFDTLLNDLFTHGNAGEMPENGRWLWRATGLLMLHPERCKELAVYFQDPGTEPSGQALVLDLLVGAGHAEAQAQLRRLVDDPAARRTPQAHGLLFQRLGLVAHPTPETADFVAQHLATAITQNDTDLRDASAHSLGAVVGHLSVDADPTVVARYNQVLTEGLASARAPDAQRTYLRALGNAGLAENIARVLPFADAADPGVREATATALRKTPSPDATATLLHLARAPEQRVQAAALDSLREHPLDAASLTMLRDVVVGGTLRPGSESLVANLLERRLDGGPVVVQALQALSLRAREDPVLRARVLQLLARAALVASR from the coding sequence ATGCTCCGCAATTCCTCTCTCGTCGCCCTCGTGGCGGCCACCCTCCTGTTCGCCCTGGGGATCGTCTTCCTCCCGCGCCTCGGCCTGGATTCCGCTCGCGCGCCGACAGGCTTCGCGGTGAAGCCAGACTGGGTCCCCGGCACGCGCTACGCCTATGCGTTGCACTGGCAGAGCCTCCAGCGCGTCCCGAGCCTGCTGCCGCAGGGCCAGGGGACGCCCTCGCTTTTGGAGGCCCAGCTGCGGCTCTCCGGCACGCTCGTGCTGCGGGCGCTCGAACGGAATGACGACGGGTTCGTCCTCGGCGCCGCGCTCGAGGACGTGGCGGAGCACGCGCTGGAGTTCCAGGGCCAGGATGTCTTGCCTGACGAAGCCTCCGTCACCGCGGCCTTCCGTGGACACGAGGCGTGGGTGGAGCTGAGCCCGCGGGGCACGCTCCGCGCCATTCGCTTCGCGCCGGATGCGCCGGAGCTCTTCAAGCAATCGCTCCAATGGCTCATCACCGAGACGTTCCCCTCGCTCCCCGCCACCGAGGTCCAGGCGCGCGCCGGGGCTTGGGACTCGGCCGAGGCCACGGCCCTGGGCCACGTGCCCGCGCACTACGCGATGGAGCCGGACGCGTCGCTGACGCTGCGTCGCACGCGGGGCCTCTACACGCAGCTCCACAGCGCGCCTGCCGGTGTGCCGCCGCACACGGTGACGTCCGAAGCCCGCTTCACCTTCGCGCCCGAAGGACACCTGACCGACGTCATCCATCAAGAGACGGTGCGCGCCGAGGCGGAGGACGGCCTGGACACGCGCGAGCTCTTCCAACTCCACCTGCGCGCGGTGACGCGCTTCGAGTCCACCGGGAAGTTGGACCTCGCGTCGCGCTCCGAGGTGCGCCAGCCCGGCGCGATGTACACGTCCACGGACGCCGAAGAAAAGCTGCTGACCCAGCGCGCGGACGGGCTGACCTTCGACACGCTGCTCAACGACCTGTTCACCCACGGCAACGCGGGCGAGATGCCCGAGAACGGCCGCTGGCTGTGGCGCGCCACGGGCCTGCTGATGCTCCATCCCGAGCGATGCAAGGAATTGGCGGTCTACTTCCAGGACCCGGGCACCGAGCCCTCGGGGCAAGCGCTGGTGCTCGACCTGCTCGTGGGCGCGGGCCACGCCGAGGCCCAGGCCCAGCTGCGTCGCCTCGTCGATGACCCCGCCGCGCGCCGCACGCCACAAGCGCATGGACTGCTCTTCCAACGCCTGGGGCTCGTGGCGCACCCGACTCCCGAGACGGCGGACTTCGTCGCCCAGCACCTCGCCACGGCCATCACGCAGAACGACACGGACCTGCGCGATGCCAGCGCCCACTCGCTCGGCGCGGTGGTGGGACACCTGAGCGTGGACGCGGATCCGACCGTGGTGGCGCGCTACAACCAGGTGCTGACCGAGGGGCTCGCCAGCGCGCGAGCTCCCGACGCGCAGCGCACGTACCTCCGAGCGTTGGGCAACGCGGGCCTCGCCGAGAACATCGCGCGCGTGCTGCCCTTCGCCGACGCGGCCGACCCGGGCGTGCGCGAGGCCACCGCCACCGCCTTGCGCAAGACGCCCAGCCCCGACGCCACCGCCACGCTCCTCCACCTGGCGCGCGCGCCCGAGCAGCGCGTCCAGGCCGCGGCGCTCGACTCGCTGCGGGAGCATCCGCTCGATGCGGCCTCGCTCACGATGCTGCGCGACGTCGTCGTGGGCGGCACGCTGCGCCCCGGCTCCGAGTCGCTCGTGGCGAACCTGCTGGAGCGTCGGCTCGATGGCGGCCCCGTCGTCGTCCAGGCCCTCCAGGCCCTGTCCCTGCGCGCTCGCGAGGACCCTGTCCTGCGCGCTCGCGTGCTCCAGCTCCTCGCGCGAGCGGCCCTGGTGGCCTCGCGCTGA